In a single window of the Neodiprion virginianus isolate iyNeoVirg1 chromosome 1, iyNeoVirg1.1, whole genome shotgun sequence genome:
- the LOC124310468 gene encoding myeloid leukemia factor isoform X6: MSLFGSLMGDFEEDPIIGTHMRSMRHMNNMMNSLFSDPFGMMGGPAPLTGSNHHRVNSRHNEMQMMPFGFPPMPAFNMNRVFADYGNMGPNNGNCHSFMSSSVMTMTSGPDGRPQVYQASSSTRTAPGGVKETKKTVCDSRTGTKKMAIGHHIGERAHIYEREQNVHNGDEEERQEYINLEEEEAEDFNQEWETRTKHAVGAVDHHTHGPAGYAVSRHRNRREHSPLALPAPTARYSRKY; this comes from the exons ATGTCCCTGTTTGGATCCTTGATGGGCGATTTTGAAGAGGATCCCATCATCGG GACTCACATGCGATCTATGCGACATATGAACAACATGATGAACTCGCTCTTTAGCGATCCCTTTGGTATGATGGGTGGACCCGCTCCACTTACTGGGTCAAATCATCACCGGGTAAATTCTCGTCATAACGAAATGCAAATGATGCCGTTTGGCTTTCCCCCGATGCCTGCTTTCAACATGAACCGTGTTTTTGCAGATTAT GGAAACATGGGTCCAAACAACGGAAATTGTCACTCTTTCATGAGTAGCTCTGTCATGACTATGACCAGTGGTCCAGATGGCAGACCACAGGTGTATCAAGCATCATCTTCAACAAGAACTGCACCTGGTGGAGTTAAAGAGACTAAGAAAACTGTCTGCGACTCTCGTACAGGTACAAAAAAGATGGCAATTGGTCATCATATTGGTGAACGAGCTCATATCTATGAACGAGAGCAGAATGTTCATAATGGTGATGAAGAAGAACGTCAAGAATATATAAATCTTGAAGAAG AAGAAGCCGAAGATTTCAACCAGGAATGGGAGACTCGTACTAAGCATGCTGTTGGCGCAGTGGATCACCACACTCATGGACCTGCTGGCTATGCTGTATCTCGGCACAGAAACCGTCGTGAACATAGTCCTCTGGCTTTGCCGGCACCAACAGCAAG
- the LOC124310468 gene encoding myeloid leukemia factor isoform X5, with amino-acid sequence MSLFGSLMGDFEEDPIIGTHMRSMRHMNNMMNSLFSDPFGMMGGPAPLTGSNHHRVNSRHNEMQMMPFGFPPMPAFNMNRVFADYGNMGPNNGNCHSFMSSSVMTMTSGPDGRPQVYQASSSTRTAPGGVKETKKTVCDSRTGTKKMAIGHHIGERAHIYEREQNVHNGDEEERQEYINLEEEEAEDFNQEWETRTKHAVGAVDHHTHGPAGYAVSRHRNRREHSPLALPAPTARYKKRGRRSGKNTYSKK; translated from the exons ATGTCCCTGTTTGGATCCTTGATGGGCGATTTTGAAGAGGATCCCATCATCGG GACTCACATGCGATCTATGCGACATATGAACAACATGATGAACTCGCTCTTTAGCGATCCCTTTGGTATGATGGGTGGACCCGCTCCACTTACTGGGTCAAATCATCACCGGGTAAATTCTCGTCATAACGAAATGCAAATGATGCCGTTTGGCTTTCCCCCGATGCCTGCTTTCAACATGAACCGTGTTTTTGCAGATTAT GGAAACATGGGTCCAAACAACGGAAATTGTCACTCTTTCATGAGTAGCTCTGTCATGACTATGACCAGTGGTCCAGATGGCAGACCACAGGTGTATCAAGCATCATCTTCAACAAGAACTGCACCTGGTGGAGTTAAAGAGACTAAGAAAACTGTCTGCGACTCTCGTACAGGTACAAAAAAGATGGCAATTGGTCATCATATTGGTGAACGAGCTCATATCTATGAACGAGAGCAGAATGTTCATAATGGTGATGAAGAAGAACGTCAAGAATATATAAATCTTGAAGAAG AAGAAGCCGAAGATTTCAACCAGGAATGGGAGACTCGTACTAAGCATGCTGTTGGCGCAGTGGATCACCACACTCATGGACCTGCTGGCTATGCTGTATCTCGGCACAGAAACCGTCGTGAACATAGTCCTCTGGCTTTGCCGGCACCAACAGCAAG
- the LOC124310468 gene encoding myeloid leukemia factor isoform X4, whose protein sequence is MSLFGSLMGDFEEDPIIGTHMRSMRHMNNMMNSLFSDPFGMMGGPAPLTGSNHHRVNSRHNEMQMMPFGFPPMPAFNMNRVFADYGNMGPNNGNCHSFMSSSVMTMTSGPDGRPQVYQASSSTRTAPGGVKETKKTVCDSRTGTKKMAIGHHIGERAHIYEREQNVHNGDEEERQEYINLEEEEAEDFNQEWETRTKHAVGAVDHHTHGPAGYAVSRHRNRREHSPLALPAPTASRYKKRGRRSGKNTYSKK, encoded by the exons ATGTCCCTGTTTGGATCCTTGATGGGCGATTTTGAAGAGGATCCCATCATCGG GACTCACATGCGATCTATGCGACATATGAACAACATGATGAACTCGCTCTTTAGCGATCCCTTTGGTATGATGGGTGGACCCGCTCCACTTACTGGGTCAAATCATCACCGGGTAAATTCTCGTCATAACGAAATGCAAATGATGCCGTTTGGCTTTCCCCCGATGCCTGCTTTCAACATGAACCGTGTTTTTGCAGATTAT GGAAACATGGGTCCAAACAACGGAAATTGTCACTCTTTCATGAGTAGCTCTGTCATGACTATGACCAGTGGTCCAGATGGCAGACCACAGGTGTATCAAGCATCATCTTCAACAAGAACTGCACCTGGTGGAGTTAAAGAGACTAAGAAAACTGTCTGCGACTCTCGTACAGGTACAAAAAAGATGGCAATTGGTCATCATATTGGTGAACGAGCTCATATCTATGAACGAGAGCAGAATGTTCATAATGGTGATGAAGAAGAACGTCAAGAATATATAAATCTTGAAGAAG AAGAAGCCGAAGATTTCAACCAGGAATGGGAGACTCGTACTAAGCATGCTGTTGGCGCAGTGGATCACCACACTCATGGACCTGCTGGCTATGCTGTATCTCGGCACAGAAACCGTCGTGAACATAGTCCTCTGGCTTTGCCGGCACCAACAGCAAG
- the LOC124310470 gene encoding 39S ribosomal protein L13, mitochondrial, with protein MGNVSSKNFVPRSRKFVRRNQKSFFQHKHDGKNLTSIMSAVKRAQQWATFARTWHLFDATWQNPFDSAQVIIKHLMGLHKPIYHPMNDCGDHVVVMNSRDIALPGDEWRKRVYFHHTTYPGGASWTLAWELHNKNPTLVIKKAVYNGMDGNLQRRHTMQRLHVFPDDKIPEEILKNISNQIRYLRPVPTRLDHISPEEVENYPKIVDYPKQYILR; from the exons ATGGGTAATGTAAGCAGTAAGAACTTTGTGCCAAGGAGCCGCAAATTTGTTCGTAGAAATCAAAAGTCGTTTTTCCAACATAAGCAC GACGGGAAAAATCTTACTTCAATAATGTCCGCAGTGAAAAGAGCACAG cAATGGGCTACATTTGCTAGAACCTGGCATCTTTTCGATGCTACATGGCAAAATCCATTTGACAGTGCACAAGTAATAATCAAGCATCTCATGGGTCTACACAAACCCATATACCATCCAATGA ATGATTGCGGAGATCATGTTGTTGTCATGAATAGTAGAGATATCGCCTTACCAGGTGACGAATGGAGGAAACGTGTGTATTTCCACCACACAACCTACCCTGGGGGTGCATCGTGGACACTTGCCTGGGAATTGCACAACAAAAATCCTACATTG GTCATAAAAAAAGCTGTGTATAATGGAATGGACGGCAACTTACAACGAAGGCATACAATGCAACGTTTACATGTTTTCCCTGACGATAAAATCCCTGAAGAGATCTTGAAAAACATCAGTAATCAAATTAGATATTTGAGACCTGTCCCAACTCGATTGGATCATATTTCACCAGAAGAAGTCGAAAACTACCCGAAAATTGTAGACTATCCAAAACAGTATATTCTGCGTTAA
- the LOC124310467 gene encoding leukotriene A-4 hydrolase — translation MGLAVRPFLIRSLKYISFLTLFIPAQWSAAANMSLSPGDPNSYSRPDLAVVTHIDLHLRVDFDKKVLVGSVILDVKKSGDTNEVILDNRGLTISTVLNVADGSPLEFVKGESVTYGSKLSIKLPQVQSPNNTYKIEIQYATSPSASGLQWLEPEQTAGGKYPYMFSQCQAIHARSILPCQDTPSVKATYTAEIKAPANLTVLMSALHDGIVESGGDIRIHKFHQPVPIPVYLIALAVGKLVSQRVGPRSHVWAEKELIEQSAFEFSETETMLRTAEDICGPYVWEIYDLLILPPSFPFGGMENPCLTFVTPTLLAGDRSLADVVAHEIAHSWTGNLVTNANFEHFWLNEGFTMFVERKIQGRIHGDKFRDFSAIRGLKALRETIAVCGETDLLTYLVPNLIGMDPDDAFSTVPYEKGHTFVYYIEQLLGGPEVFEPFLKSYLNTYKYKSIVTLTWKGYLYDYFKDKVDVLNSIDWDTWLYRPGMPPVIPAYDTTLTQVCRELADRWLHWDENTTSPFNTSDITKLSSNQKIEFLAELLLANETLSQKKLEVMNQVYKFDPMKNSEIRFQWIRLSLKGRWRAKVSLALTFVTEQGRMKFIRPIYRDLYAWEEVRQQAIDTFLANKHKMMYVSAHAVAEDLCLNSDV, via the exons ATGGGATTAGCGGTGCGTCCATTTCTGATACGCTCTCTGAAGTACATTTCTTTCCTAACGTTATTCATTCCGGCTCAGTGGTCGGCAGCAGCAAACATGTCGTTGAGTCCTGGAGATCCGAATTCCTATTCACGGCCCG ACTTAGCCGTGGTGACGCATATTGATCTGCACCTGCGTGTGGATTTTGACAAAAAAGTATTGGTTGGAAGCGTTATTTTGGATGTTAAAAAATCTGGGGATACCAACGAAGTG ATTTTGGATAACCGAGGGTTGACCATTTCGACTGTGCTTAATGTTGCCGATGGTTCGCCATTAGAGTTTGTCAAAGGGGAATCAGTGACATATGGGTCAAAACTCAGCATCAAACTGCCTCAAGTGCAATCTCCAAATAATac atataaaattgaaatacagTATGCGACTTCGCCCAGTGCCAGTGGTTTACAATGGCTAGAGCCAGAACAAACAGCGGGTGGAAAATATCCATACATGTTTTCACAATGTCAG GCTATTCATGCCCGTTCTATATTGCCCTGCCAAGACACTCCGTCTGTGAAAGCGACCTATACTGCTGAG ATAAAAGCACCAGCAAATTTGACTGTCCTCATGTCTGCTTTGCATGACGGGATAGTAGAATCTGGTGGGGATATCAGAATACACAAATTTCACCAGCCAGTTCCAATTCCTGTCTATTTAATTGCACTCGCTGTTGGAAAATTAGTCTCCCAGAGAGTCGGCCCAAGATCACATGTCTGGGCGGAAAAGGAGCTCATTGAGCAAAGTGCATTTGAATTTAGCGAAACAGAAACTATGCTAAGAACTGCTGAAGATATTTGTGGCCCTTACGTTTGGg aaatttatGACTTGTTGATTTTACCACCGAGCTTTCCATTTGGCGGTATGGAAAATCCTTGTTTAACTTTTGTAACACCGACTCTCTTGGCTGGGGATCGTTCTCTGGCTGATGTGGTTGCTCATGAAATAGCTCACAGCTGGACTGGAAACTTGGTGACAAATGCAAACTTTGAACACTTTTGGCTAAATGAGGGATTCACTATGTTCGTTGAACGAAAAATACAGGGGAGAATACATGGTGATAAATTTCGGGACTTTTCAGCTATTAGAGGGCTCAAGGCGTTACGTGAAACT ATTGCAGTATGTGGTGAAACTGATCTACTTACATACCTTGTGCCAAACTTGATAGGCATGGATCCTGATGATGCTTTTTCAACGGTACCCTATGAAAAAGGTCACACATTTGTGTACTACATCGAGCAGCTTCTCGGAGGACCTGAAGTGTTTGAaccatttttgaaatcttatTTGAACACATATAAGTACAAAAGTATAGTGACATTGACTTGGAAAGGGTATTTATATGATTACTTCAAGGACAAAGTTGAT GTCCTAAACTCTATTGATTGGGATACATGGCTTTACAGACCTGGGATGCCCCCTGTAATCCCAGCGTATGACACAACTTTGACACAAGTGTGCAGAGAATTAGCAGATCGGTGGCTTCATTGGGACGAAAATACAACAAGCCCATTCAACACGTCAGATATCACAAAATTAAGTTCAAATCAAAAGATTGAATTTCTGGCTGAATTATTACTAGCCAATGAAACGTTATCACAAAAAAAGTTAGAAGTTATGAATCAAGTGTACAAGTTCGATCCtatgaaaaattcagaaatcaG ATTTCAATGGATACGTTTGTCACTCAAGGGTCGCTGGAGAGCCAAAGTATCACTTGCGTTAACCTTTGTAACGGAACAAGGACGTATGAAATTTATTAGACCGATTTACCGAGACTTATATGCATGGGAAGAGGTCCGCCAACAAGCCATTGATACATTTTTGGCAAACAAACATAAAATGATGTATGTCAGCGCTCATGCAGTGGCCGAAGATTTGTGTCTAAACAGTGATGTGTGA
- the LOC124301523 gene encoding eukaryotic translation initiation factor 3 subunit J isoform X1 gives MDDEWDADNVEAKFDLAMRSNKWEGEDEEEDVKDSWEDVEEEKKDVEKAAEVPKAKAKPKKTLADKIEEREKKTREEAERKAKEKEEALTPEERRAEMLRRQRLQEEADLRLAMETFGVNPEAATGLDSMTPDTKEDFDQFSEALLKKINQFNKHAEFTTFAEEFIKNIAVNLSSTSLKKVKTTIENLAIEKQKIEKGDKGKKNKGKGKAKLRVEGDNSHLNEYGDYGFDDEFNDFM, from the exons ATGGATGACGAGTGGG ACGCGGATAATGTTGAGGCCAAATTCGACCTCGCAATGAGGTCCAATAAATGGGAAGGCGAAGATGAAGAGGAAGACGTTAAG GATAGTTGGGAAGATgtggaagaggaaaaaaaagatgtagAAAAGGCTGCTGAGGTGCCAAAGGCTAAAGCAAAACCTAAAAAAACATTGGCCGATAAAATCGAGGAGCGTGAG AAAAAGACGCGAGAAGAAGCAGAAAGAAAGGCGAAGGAAAAGGAAGAGGCCTTAACACCTGAGGAAAGGAGAGCGGAAATGTTGAGACGTCAGAGGCTTCAGGAAGAAGCGGATCTTCGACTAGCCATGGAAACATTTG GTGTGAACCCTGAAGCTGCTACAGGACTTGACTCTATGACACCTGACACAAAAGAAGATTTCGACCAGTTCAGTGAAGCacttttaaagaaaataaaccaATTCAACAAGCATGCTGAGTTTACCACGTTCGCCGAAGAGTTCATTAAAAACATTGCCGTGAATT TGTCTtcgacaagtttgaaaaaagtgaaaacgacaattgaaaatttagctatcgaaaaacaaaagattGAAAAAGGGGATAAGGGTAAGAAGAACAAGGGTAAAGGCAAAGCAAAACTACGAGTCGAGGGTGATAATTCACATCTAAATGAATATGGCGATTATGGTTTTGATGACGaatttaatgattttatgTAG
- the LOC124301523 gene encoding eukaryotic translation initiation factor 3 subunit J isoform X2, whose protein sequence is MDDEWDADNVEAKFDLAMRSNKWEGEDEEEDVKKKTREEAERKAKEKEEALTPEERRAEMLRRQRLQEEADLRLAMETFGVNPEAATGLDSMTPDTKEDFDQFSEALLKKINQFNKHAEFTTFAEEFIKNIAVNLSSTSLKKVKTTIENLAIEKQKIEKGDKGKKNKGKGKAKLRVEGDNSHLNEYGDYGFDDEFNDFM, encoded by the exons ATGGATGACGAGTGGG ACGCGGATAATGTTGAGGCCAAATTCGACCTCGCAATGAGGTCCAATAAATGGGAAGGCGAAGATGAAGAGGAAGACGTTAAG AAAAAGACGCGAGAAGAAGCAGAAAGAAAGGCGAAGGAAAAGGAAGAGGCCTTAACACCTGAGGAAAGGAGAGCGGAAATGTTGAGACGTCAGAGGCTTCAGGAAGAAGCGGATCTTCGACTAGCCATGGAAACATTTG GTGTGAACCCTGAAGCTGCTACAGGACTTGACTCTATGACACCTGACACAAAAGAAGATTTCGACCAGTTCAGTGAAGCacttttaaagaaaataaaccaATTCAACAAGCATGCTGAGTTTACCACGTTCGCCGAAGAGTTCATTAAAAACATTGCCGTGAATT TGTCTtcgacaagtttgaaaaaagtgaaaacgacaattgaaaatttagctatcgaaaaacaaaagattGAAAAAGGGGATAAGGGTAAGAAGAACAAGGGTAAAGGCAAAGCAAAACTACGAGTCGAGGGTGATAATTCACATCTAAATGAATATGGCGATTATGGTTTTGATGACGaatttaatgattttatgTAG
- the LOC124307879 gene encoding microspherule protein 1, translating into MDISSSSNINVSGISHDTDGFLTLPVESPNSDALGIKRRSSSRTIKRRKFDDELVETTFNLQPPTAATKSNSRSRTVSMSGGPLDLLPSPTLPSPIPIPATITQSDRCNRRPSRPSGSTGPGRKNKKNKNHPHSINATKDLGRWKPTDDLALITGVQQTNDLRMVHRGTKFSCRFTLQEIQQRWYALLYDSAVSRVAVQAMRNLHPELIATVQARTLYSKAEEDLLGTVKSSSQPTLETFQELLEVNAQTFYPARTAKALMAHWQLMKQYHLLPDQTVQSLPRGEHVLNFSDAEDMINDSELVEQKDEMIDAELAMADRKNKKEIRMLENELGRWQVLVDSVTGINPPDFDNQTLAILRGRLVRYLMRSREITVGRSTKDHSVDVDLTLEGPAWKVSRRQGTIRLRNNGDFFLSSEGKRPIFVDSRPILAGNKMKLNNNSVVEIAGLRFIFLINQELISVIRQEAAKLNLNP; encoded by the exons ATGGATATCTCGTCTTCTTCGAATATTAATGTTTCTGGTATTTCGCATGATACTGATGGATTTTTAACCCTTCCCGTAGAATCTCCAAATTCTGACGCTTTAGGAATAAAACGCAGAAG TTCTTCGCGGACGATAAAACGTCGAAAATTTGACGACGAATTGGTTGAAACCACATTCAATCTTCAACCTCCTACAGCAGCAACAAAATCTAATTCACGATCAAGAACTGTATCTATGTCTGGTGGACCGCTAGATCTGTTGCCATCGCCTACGCTACCTAGTCCCATTCCAATCCCAGCAACAATAACGCAGTCAGACAGATGTAATCGACGTCCTAGTAGGCCCAGTGGTTCTACAGGTCCtggtagaaaaaataagaagaacaaaaatcaTCCACATTCAATTAACGCAACCAAAGACTTAGGCAGATGGAAACCAACGGATGATTTGGCTTTGATAACTGGTGTTCAGCAGACAAATGATTTGAgaatg gtCCATCGAGGCACCAAGTTTTCTTGCCGTTTCACATTACAGGAAATACAGCAACGGTGGTATGCACTGTTATATGACAGTGCGGTGTCTAGAGTGGCTGTTCAAGCAATGCGTAATTTGCATCCAGAATTAATTGCCACAGTTCAAGCTAGGACACTTTACAGCAAAGCCGAAGAAGATCTTTTGGGAACAGTGAAATCT agttctcaacCAACGTTGGAAACGTTTCAGGAACTTTTAGAAGTAAATGCTCAAACATTCTACCCTGCACGAACAGCCAAAGCTTTGATGGCACATTGGCAGCTTATGAAACAGTATCACTTATTACCCGATCAAACAGTTCAAAGTTTGCCCCGTGGTGAGCACGTGTTGAATTTCTCTGACGCAGAAGATATGATAAACGATTCTGAACTTGTTGAACAAAAGGATGAAATGATCGATGCAGAATTAGCCATGGCcgacagaaaaaataaaaaagagatCCGAATGTTGGAAAACGAGCTTGGTAGATGGCAAGTCCTTGTCGATAGTGTGACGGGCATCAACCCTCCAGATTTTGATAATCAAACTTTAGCCATATTAAGAGGAAGGCTCGTTAGATATCTTATGAGATCGCGAGAG atCACTGTGGGTCGTTCAACAAAGGATCACAGCGTTGATGTTGATTTAACCTTAGAAGGTCCAGCCTGGAAAGTATCCAGACGTCAGGGCACCATACGTTTGAGAAACAATGGTGATTTCTTTCTATCTTCTGAAGGAAAGAGGCCAATTTTTGTCGATAGCAGACCCATTTTAGCTGGGAATAAAATGAAgcttaataataatagcgTTGTAGAG ATTGCAGGCCTgcgtttcatatttttgataaaCCAAGAATTGATATCCGTAATACGTCAAGAGGCTGCTAAATTAAACCTAAACCCTTAA